In one Burkholderiales bacterium GJ-E10 genomic region, the following are encoded:
- a CDS encoding putative chloride transport channel membrane protein, which translates to MAIANLIHPTKLFSSVRWRTRFTIWTFAAIAGVAAVGFTKLSDLALEAFSRVTDGRLWLTLLLTPGLGMVVVWATTRYFPGAQGSGIPQAIAATRALRNHEPVSRLLSMRIAVGKVFLGALALFSGFSAGREGPTVHISAIFMLLAHRWLPNQRVIRAPDLVIAGGAAGIAAAFNTPLAGIVFAIEELARRFEARTSAVLLSTIIVSGLTAIAFEGNYLYFGKLIVGSVGVDIIPAVLVGGVVCGLAGGAFSYLMLLPQRHPHAWLWQMRKQHPVRFAGVCGLLVALIGIASGGVSLGSGYGITAAAINGHVHLPWYTPIARFAATAVSYLSGIPGGLFAPGLAAGAAIGFDLVNWFHFGIGVHPVVAICMAGFLAALTQSPITSAIIVMEMVDGHTMVISLMTAALLSKAISERFGPELYQELSLSFDSRPRE; encoded by the coding sequence ATGGCGATCGCCAACCTCATCCATCCGACGAAGCTGTTCAGTTCCGTGCGCTGGCGCACGCGGTTCACGATCTGGACCTTCGCCGCCATTGCCGGGGTTGCGGCGGTCGGCTTCACCAAGCTCTCCGATCTGGCGCTGGAAGCGTTCAGCCGCGTGACCGACGGCCGGCTCTGGCTGACATTGCTGCTCACCCCGGGCCTCGGCATGGTCGTGGTCTGGGCGACCACACGCTACTTTCCCGGCGCGCAAGGCAGCGGCATCCCCCAGGCCATCGCCGCCACCCGCGCGCTGCGCAACCATGAACCGGTGAGCCGACTGCTGTCGATGCGCATCGCGGTCGGCAAGGTATTCCTGGGCGCCCTGGCGCTGTTCTCCGGGTTTTCCGCCGGACGCGAGGGGCCGACCGTCCATATCAGCGCGATCTTCATGCTGCTTGCGCACCGCTGGCTGCCGAACCAGCGCGTGATCCGGGCGCCGGATCTGGTCATCGCCGGCGGCGCCGCCGGCATCGCCGCGGCGTTCAACACGCCGCTCGCCGGCATCGTCTTCGCAATCGAGGAACTGGCGCGGCGCTTCGAGGCGCGCACCTCGGCGGTGCTGCTCAGCACGATCATCGTCTCCGGCCTCACCGCGATCGCGTTCGAAGGCAATTATCTCTACTTCGGCAAGCTCATCGTCGGCTCGGTCGGCGTGGACATCATTCCCGCCGTCCTCGTGGGCGGGGTGGTCTGCGGCCTTGCGGGCGGCGCGTTCAGCTATCTCATGCTCCTGCCGCAGCGCCACCCGCACGCATGGCTATGGCAGATGCGCAAGCAGCATCCGGTCCGCTTTGCCGGAGTCTGCGGCCTGCTCGTGGCCCTCATCGGCATCGCCAGCGGCGGCGTGTCGCTGGGCAGCGGCTACGGCATCACCGCGGCAGCGATCAACGGCCATGTTCATCTTCCCTGGTACACGCCGATCGCGCGTTTTGCGGCAACCGCGGTTTCCTATCTTTCCGGCATTCCTGGCGGCCTGTTCGCCCCCGGTCTGGCCGCCGGTGCGGCGATCGGGTTCGATCTGGTGAACTGGTTCCACTTCGGAATCGGCGTCCATCCGGTGGTCGCCATCTGCATGGCCGGGTTTCTCGCGGCATTGACCCAATCGCCCATTACCTCGGCGATCATCGTCATGGAAATGGTGGATGGCCACACGATGGTGATCAGCCTGATGACCGCCGCACTGCTGTCGAAGGCGATCAGCGAACGCTTCGGACCCGAGCTGTACCAGGAACTGTCGCTGTCCTTCGATTCTCGACCACGAGAATAG
- a CDS encoding outer membrane protein produces MNRALLIALASMLAAAACTTVKPLPASTAAPAPAAQPAPAASAAPAPSPEQVFQQKAQGLDANQSVYFAFDRYNIQSDQTAAIRNHANLAIAYPNDHITIQGNCDERGSAEYNLALGQHRADAVKQALVAEGVSASRIDTVSFGKSKPRALCHAERCWKENRRADFVDAWQ; encoded by the coding sequence ATGAACCGCGCCCTTCTGATTGCCCTCGCCTCGATGCTGGCCGCCGCCGCCTGCACGACGGTCAAGCCCCTGCCCGCCAGCACCGCCGCCCCGGCGCCCGCCGCGCAGCCCGCCCCGGCTGCGAGCGCCGCTCCGGCGCCGAGCCCGGAACAGGTCTTCCAACAGAAGGCCCAGGGTCTCGACGCCAATCAAAGCGTCTACTTCGCCTTCGATCGCTACAACATCCAGTCTGACCAGACGGCGGCGATCCGCAATCACGCCAATCTGGCGATCGCCTACCCCAACGATCACATCACGATCCAGGGCAACTGCGACGAGCGCGGCAGCGCCGAATACAACCTGGCCCTGGGCCAGCATCGTGCCGACGCGGTCAAGCAAGCCCTCGTCGCCGAAGGCGTTTCCGCCAGCCGCATCGACACCGTGAGCTTCGGCAAGTCGAAGCCGCGCGCGCTGTGCCATGCCGAGCGCTGCTGGAAGGAAAACCGCCGCGCCGACTTCGTCGACGCCTGGCAGTAA
- a CDS encoding cytochrome c, class I, producing the protein MLIKKFRRSVGIAIGLSALLASSAYAMDPQLAKAVAQGKQMYLHDTFGGNGRVCNSCHLGGGREPGRLPDGTRIPSLTNAAAIFPRISRRNGHLITLPDQVAHCIGGALQGNPPDYGSAQLNALVAYVTSLAQGKPIDMGGKPR; encoded by the coding sequence ATGCTGATCAAGAAATTCCGTCGTTCCGTTGGCATCGCAATCGGTCTTTCCGCTCTGCTCGCAAGTTCCGCGTACGCCATGGATCCCCAACTGGCGAAAGCCGTCGCCCAGGGCAAGCAGATGTACCTTCACGACACGTTCGGCGGCAACGGACGCGTGTGCAACTCCTGCCACCTCGGCGGCGGCCGCGAACCCGGCCGCCTGCCCGATGGAACCCGGATCCCGAGCCTGACCAACGCCGCCGCGATCTTCCCGCGCATCTCGCGCCGGAACGGCCACCTGATCACGCTTCCGGACCAGGTCGCGCACTGCATCGGCGGCGCACTGCAGGGCAACCCGCCGGACTACGGCAGCGCCCAGCTCAACGCCCTGGTGGCATATGTCACCTCCCTGGCCCAGGGCAAGCCCATCGACATGGGCGGCAAGCCGCGCTGA
- a CDS encoding efflux transporter, outer membrane factor lipoprotein, NodT family (Precursor) encodes MTLRREKLVQPRGDYCAAPASGAVGPWTPTRCWAGVLLIALGGCTVGPDYRRPPTDLPPAWKTEAPWHAAAPADGIRRGAWWTVFADRKLDALEAAALAGSPSLAIAGERLAQAQAVVTQTASALVPQVGLGATASRTRLSGTRPRFIYSFVLPSAVQNDFVVAPSVAYETDLFGKIRREVEAANASAQQAQADLETARLVLTADVAAAYFSLRELDAETDTVRRSVTLQRHALAIVRAQHDLGSASAIDVANQIAALESAATEIEGLQVQRDRTEHEIAALLGKAAPTFVIAPDPHLRPVPSIPAGIPSDLLQRRPDIASAERAMAAANAQIGVAKAAFYPDIRLGLTGGTESRMVSQLLQAPSIIWSFGVSAAQVLYDGGYRSAGVAMAQSGYRAANDAYRKTVLAAMQEVEDGLTTADDLDRAAREAAAASAGARSARDLARNRYAIGVDDRLDVIHAQEALLANERRQVQIRGQRLGNAVLLIKALGGSWGRPDRALASRTAVDHGGHPPDPSPAR; translated from the coding sequence ATGACCTTGCGCAGGGAAAAATTGGTGCAGCCGCGCGGCGACTACTGCGCCGCCCCCGCTTCCGGCGCCGTGGGGCCGTGGACACCGACGCGGTGCTGGGCCGGCGTACTTCTGATCGCGCTGGGGGGCTGCACCGTCGGCCCCGACTACCGGCGACCGCCGACGGATCTGCCGCCGGCCTGGAAGACCGAGGCACCCTGGCACGCCGCGGCGCCCGCGGACGGCATCCGGCGCGGCGCGTGGTGGACGGTGTTCGCCGACCGGAAACTCGACGCGCTGGAAGCCGCGGCCCTCGCCGGGAGCCCCAGTCTGGCGATCGCCGGCGAGCGGCTTGCCCAGGCCCAGGCGGTGGTCACGCAGACCGCAAGCGCCCTGGTGCCGCAGGTCGGCCTCGGCGCGACCGCCTCGCGCACGCGGCTCTCCGGCACCCGCCCGCGCTTCATCTACTCGTTCGTCCTTCCCTCCGCCGTTCAGAACGATTTCGTGGTGGCGCCCTCGGTGGCGTACGAAACCGACCTCTTCGGCAAGATCCGCCGCGAAGTCGAAGCGGCAAACGCCTCGGCGCAGCAGGCGCAGGCGGATCTCGAAACCGCGCGGCTGGTGCTCACCGCCGATGTCGCCGCGGCGTATTTCTCGTTGCGCGAACTCGATGCCGAAACCGACACCGTCCGGCGCAGCGTCACACTGCAGCGTCACGCGCTCGCCATCGTGCGCGCCCAGCACGACCTCGGATCGGCTTCGGCAATCGATGTCGCCAACCAGATCGCGGCGCTCGAATCCGCCGCCACCGAAATCGAGGGCCTGCAGGTCCAGCGCGACCGGACGGAGCATGAGATCGCCGCCTTGCTGGGCAAGGCGGCGCCCACCTTCGTCATTGCTCCGGATCCGCATCTGCGCCCGGTACCCTCGATTCCGGCCGGCATTCCGTCCGACCTCCTGCAGCGGCGCCCCGATATCGCCTCGGCCGAACGCGCGATGGCCGCGGCCAATGCGCAGATCGGCGTCGCCAAGGCGGCGTTCTATCCCGACATCCGGCTCGGCCTTACCGGAGGCACCGAAAGCCGGATGGTCTCGCAGTTGCTGCAGGCGCCGTCGATCATCTGGTCGTTCGGCGTCTCGGCAGCGCAAGTCCTCTACGACGGCGGCTATCGCTCCGCCGGCGTGGCGATGGCGCAGTCCGGCTATCGGGCCGCCAACGATGCCTACCGCAAGACGGTTCTGGCAGCGATGCAGGAAGTCGAAGACGGGCTGACCACCGCCGACGACCTCGACCGGGCCGCACGGGAAGCCGCGGCTGCGAGCGCCGGCGCCCGCAGCGCGCGCGATCTCGCCCGCAATCGCTATGCCATCGGGGTGGACGATCGTCTCGACGTGATCCATGCCCAGGAGGCGCTGCTCGCCAACGAACGCCGCCAGGTGCAGATTCGCGGACAGCGCCTGGGCAACGCCGTCCTGCTCATCAAGGCCCTCGGAGGCTCCTGGGGACGTCCCGATCGGGCTTTGGCCTCCCGGACTGCGGTCGACCACGGTGGGCACCCGCCCGATCCGTCGCCGGCACGGTGA
- a CDS encoding efflux transporter, RND family, MFP subunit has protein sequence MTQDRHASLGIHRGSSATPGRIPRIHTLRRASRFAVGVIAVLVLGAALGVAGRLAQSRDLQAATRRQQAVYVATTVVHRARAGATVDLPGTLQGYFESPIYARASGYVRKWYRDIGARVRKGALLAVIATPELDQELQQAVADRARAAAALTIARITAQRWAALQQRDAVSRQAADEKRSAAEQAQAALAAADANVRRLRALKGFQRVLAPYAGVITRRSVDVGDLVNAGNGGFPSALFHIAQIDPLRVYIDVPQRYAPSVRIDEPVTITQSELATPLHGKVVRTARAIDPVTRTLQVEVDLPNRDGRLLPGAYVEARMPVGATGTLLAPDDALLFRAAGPRIAVVDANGRVRLEAVTLGRDMGRTIEILRGLHDGDRIVRNPPDSLADGDVVTVQATPTGDRAQ, from the coding sequence ATGACCCAAGACCGCCACGCCTCCCTCGGAATCCATCGCGGTTCTTCCGCGACCCCCGGCAGGATTCCCCGGATCCACACCCTGCGGCGCGCGTCCCGATTCGCCGTCGGCGTGATCGCAGTCCTGGTGCTCGGCGCCGCGCTCGGCGTCGCCGGACGCCTGGCCCAGTCGCGCGACCTGCAGGCGGCGACGCGCCGGCAACAGGCCGTGTACGTCGCAACCACGGTGGTGCACCGCGCCCGGGCAGGTGCCACGGTCGATCTGCCCGGCACCCTGCAGGGATATTTCGAATCGCCCATCTACGCGCGGGCCAGCGGCTATGTCCGGAAGTGGTATCGCGACATCGGCGCGCGCGTGCGCAAGGGCGCGCTGCTCGCCGTCATCGCAACCCCCGAGCTCGACCAGGAACTGCAGCAGGCGGTCGCGGATCGCGCGCGCGCGGCGGCGGCGCTGACGATCGCCCGGATCACGGCACAGCGCTGGGCGGCCCTGCAGCAGCGCGACGCGGTGTCGCGGCAGGCCGCCGATGAAAAGCGCAGCGCCGCCGAGCAGGCGCAGGCGGCGCTCGCCGCCGCCGACGCCAACGTGCGCAGGCTCCGCGCGCTGAAGGGTTTCCAGCGCGTGCTGGCGCCGTATGCGGGGGTCATCACCCGGCGCAGCGTCGACGTGGGCGATCTGGTGAACGCCGGCAACGGCGGCTTCCCGAGCGCGCTGTTCCACATCGCGCAGATCGATCCGCTGCGGGTCTACATCGACGTGCCGCAACGCTACGCGCCCTCGGTGCGGATCGATGAACCCGTCACGATCACGCAGTCGGAGCTGGCGACGCCGCTTCACGGCAAGGTCGTACGCACGGCTCGCGCCATCGACCCGGTCACCCGCACGCTCCAGGTGGAGGTCGACCTGCCGAACCGGGACGGGCGCCTGCTCCCCGGCGCCTACGTCGAGGCGCGCATGCCCGTAGGCGCGACCGGCACCCTGCTCGCCCCCGACGACGCGCTGCTGTTCCGCGCCGCCGGCCCGCGGATCGCGGTGGTCGACGCGAACGGCCGCGTCCGCCTGGAGGCGGTGACCTTGGGCCGCGACATGGGGCGCACGATCGAGATCCTGCGCGGACTCCACGACGGCGACCGCATCGTGCGCAATCCGCCGGATTCCCTGGCGGACGGCGACGTCGTCACCGTGCAGGCGACTCCGACCGGGGATCGCGCGCAATGA
- a CDS encoding acriflavin resistance protein, with product MWIVELALRRRYTFIVMALLILLATPLALTKMATDILPDIDIPVVSIIWNYSGMAAPDIADRVTSVSERALTTTVNDIEHIESQSLYGTAVIKVFFQPRANIATAIAQIVSITQAQLRQMPPGMLPPLVIEYSASSIPVIQLAISDPNESEPQLFDTGMNFLRPQLITVPGAAVPWPYGGKTRVISVDLDTRALLAKGLTPMDVIGAVNAQNLILPSGTAKIGATEYAIDVKGSPDTIAELNALPVRTVGGTTIYLREVAHVRDGFTPQTNVVRLDGRRGVMLSVIKNGGASTLQVVRDLRKRLPYILQTLPRTLKLTPLFDQSVFVKAAISGVAREAVIAACLTAALILLFLGNWRSTAIVAVSIPLSILSSILALWAMGQTINIMTLGGLALAVGILVDDATVTIENIERHLHLGKDLHTAILTGAGEIALPALVSTLSICVVFVPMFFLTGVAHYLFVPLAEAVVFAMLASYVLSRTLVPTLALMLMQRSRDVADTNPLHRLYRRFDAAFERLRNGYVLLLSTLLTRRGRFTTLFLAFCVLSCGLYPLLGRDFFPSVDAGLIRLHMRAPTGTRIEETARLSAEVDDAIRRLVPARELGTILDNIGVPYSGINLSYSNSGTFGTLDSEIQVALRPGHEPTRAIVDRLRAELPRRFPGIEFFFQPADIVTQILNFGLPAAIDVQFAGKHLEQNFALASELYKRVRAIPGAVDVHIQQRLDEPTIGLRLDRTRAQQAGASANDIAQNVLLSLAGSTQTQPSFWLNPRNGIVYNLVVQTPQYQVDSIDSVLRTPINAHLRNQLLGNLVEVVPERRFAEVSHYDIAPVVDLDVSVEGRDLGSVTADVERAVAALRPRLPRGSRIAIRGQVQTMHSSFVGLGIGLGMAVVLVYLLIVVNFQSWIDPFIIITALPAALAGIAWMLFLTGTTLSVPALTGAIMTVGVATANSILLVSFARQRLDAGAPPLSAALEAGATRLRPVLMTALAMIVGMVPMALGLGEGGEQNAPLGRATIGGLLFATVSTLLFVPVVFAAIHKRLARRRAAASGLAEIGVSPNA from the coding sequence ATGTGGATCGTCGAACTCGCCCTGCGCCGCCGCTATACCTTCATCGTGATGGCGCTGCTCATCCTGCTCGCCACCCCGCTCGCGCTCACGAAGATGGCGACGGACATCCTGCCCGACATCGACATCCCGGTCGTCAGCATCATCTGGAACTACAGCGGCATGGCGGCCCCCGACATCGCCGATCGCGTCACCTCCGTGAGCGAGCGTGCCCTGACGACCACGGTCAACGACATCGAGCACATCGAATCGCAATCGCTCTACGGCACCGCCGTCATCAAGGTCTTTTTCCAGCCCCGCGCCAACATCGCCACCGCGATCGCGCAGATCGTCTCGATCACGCAGGCGCAGCTGCGCCAGATGCCGCCCGGCATGCTGCCGCCGCTGGTGATCGAATACTCGGCATCCAGCATCCCGGTGATCCAGCTCGCGATCTCCGACCCGAACGAGTCCGAACCGCAGCTCTTCGACACCGGCATGAACTTCCTGCGCCCGCAGCTGATCACCGTTCCCGGCGCCGCGGTCCCCTGGCCCTACGGCGGCAAGACCCGCGTGATCTCGGTCGACCTCGACACCCGCGCCCTGCTCGCCAAGGGCCTCACGCCGATGGACGTGATCGGCGCCGTCAATGCCCAGAACCTGATCCTGCCCTCGGGAACGGCCAAGATCGGCGCAACCGAATACGCCATCGACGTCAAGGGCTCTCCCGACACCATCGCCGAACTCAACGCCCTGCCGGTGCGCACGGTCGGCGGCACCACGATCTACCTGCGCGAGGTCGCGCACGTGCGCGACGGCTTCACGCCGCAGACCAACGTCGTGCGGCTCGACGGCCGCCGCGGCGTGATGCTGTCGGTCATCAAGAACGGTGGCGCCTCGACGCTGCAGGTCGTGCGCGACCTGCGCAAGCGCCTTCCCTACATCCTGCAGACGCTGCCGCGCACCCTCAAGCTCACGCCGCTCTTCGACCAATCGGTCTTCGTCAAGGCGGCGATCTCCGGGGTCGCCCGGGAAGCCGTGATCGCCGCCTGCCTCACCGCCGCGCTGATCCTGCTGTTCCTCGGCAACTGGCGCAGCACGGCGATCGTTGCCGTTTCGATCCCGCTGTCGATCCTGTCCTCGATCCTCGCACTATGGGCGATGGGCCAGACGATCAACATCATGACCCTCGGCGGCCTTGCCCTGGCGGTGGGCATCCTGGTCGACGACGCGACGGTGACGATCGAGAACATCGAGCGTCATCTTCATCTCGGCAAGGACCTGCACACGGCGATCCTGACCGGCGCCGGCGAGATCGCCCTTCCCGCCCTGGTGTCGACCCTGAGCATCTGCGTCGTCTTCGTGCCGATGTTCTTCCTCACCGGAGTGGCGCACTATCTCTTCGTGCCGCTCGCCGAAGCCGTGGTGTTCGCGATGCTGGCATCCTATGTCCTGTCGCGCACCCTGGTGCCGACCCTCGCGCTGATGCTGATGCAACGCAGCCGCGATGTGGCCGACACGAACCCCCTGCATCGGCTGTACCGGCGCTTCGATGCCGCGTTCGAGCGCCTGCGCAACGGCTACGTCCTGCTGCTGAGCACCCTGCTGACGCGGCGCGGACGCTTCACCACCCTGTTCCTGGCCTTCTGCGTGCTGTCCTGCGGCCTCTACCCGCTGCTCGGCCGCGACTTCTTCCCGAGCGTCGACGCCGGGCTCATCCGCCTGCACATGCGCGCGCCCACCGGAACCCGGATCGAGGAAACCGCGCGCCTCTCGGCGGAAGTCGACGATGCGATCCGCCGCCTCGTACCGGCGCGCGAACTTGGGACCATCCTGGACAACATCGGCGTTCCCTATAGCGGCATCAATCTGTCATACAGCAACTCCGGTACCTTCGGCACCCTGGACAGCGAGATCCAGGTGGCGCTGCGGCCGGGACACGAACCGACGCGCGCCATCGTCGACCGGCTGCGCGCCGAACTGCCGCGGCGATTCCCCGGGATCGAATTCTTCTTCCAGCCTGCCGACATCGTCACCCAGATCCTGAATTTCGGCCTGCCGGCGGCGATCGACGTCCAGTTCGCCGGCAAACACCTCGAGCAGAATTTCGCCTTGGCGTCCGAACTCTACAAACGCGTGCGCGCCATTCCGGGCGCGGTCGACGTCCACATCCAGCAGCGGCTGGACGAACCGACGATCGGGCTGCGGCTCGACCGCACCCGCGCGCAGCAGGCGGGCGCCAGTGCCAACGACATCGCCCAGAACGTGCTGCTGTCGCTGGCCGGCAGCACCCAGACGCAGCCGTCGTTCTGGCTCAACCCCAGGAACGGCATCGTCTACAACCTGGTGGTCCAGACGCCGCAGTATCAGGTCGACTCGATCGACTCGGTGCTGCGCACGCCGATCAACGCGCACCTGCGCAACCAGTTGCTGGGCAACCTCGTCGAGGTCGTCCCGGAACGCCGCTTTGCCGAGGTCTCCCACTACGACATCGCGCCGGTCGTCGATCTCGACGTGAGCGTCGAGGGTCGCGACCTGGGGTCCGTGACGGCCGACGTCGAGCGCGCCGTGGCCGCGCTGCGGCCGCGCCTGCCGCGCGGATCGCGGATCGCCATCCGCGGGCAGGTCCAGACCATGCATTCGTCCTTCGTGGGACTGGGCATCGGCCTGGGGATGGCCGTCGTGCTGGTTTATCTGCTCATCGTCGTCAACTTCCAGTCGTGGATCGATCCGTTCATCATCATCACCGCCTTGCCCGCCGCGCTGGCAGGCATCGCCTGGATGCTCTTCCTCACCGGCACGACGCTCAGCGTCCCCGCGCTCACCGGCGCGATCATGACCGTGGGCGTCGCGACGGCCAACAGCATCCTGCTGGTCTCCTTCGCGCGCCAGCGCCTGGACGCCGGCGCGCCGCCGCTCTCCGCCGCGCTCGAAGCCGGCGCCACACGCCTGCGGCCGGTGCTGATGACGGCGCTGGCGATGATCGTCGGCATGGTTCCGATGGCCCTCGGTCTTGGCGAGGGCGGCGAGCAGAACGCGCCCCTGGGCCGCGCCACCATCGGCGGCCTGCTCTTTGCCACGGTGTCGACGCTGCTCTTCGTGCCGGTGGTGTTCGCGGCGATCCACAAGCGGCTGGCGCGGCGGCGCGCCGCGGCAAGCGGGCTCGCCGAGATCGGAGTTTCCCCCAATGCGTGA
- a CDS encoding Pirin, N-terminal:Pirin, C-terminal, translating into MTIRSLQRTIPSHATSDGAGVHLRRSLGATQMLRHDPFLMLDEFYSDDPQDYLPGFPPHPHRGFEAVTYMIDGHMRHEDSIGNRGDLGPGDVQWMKAARGIVHSEMPQQTQGRMRGFQLWINLPARSKMSPAAYRDIPAGDIPQLPLDGGGVARVIRGTLVQAGGTATGPVVDGGTQAEGIAGSAASCYWDLQLPAGARFEAPVPEGDNAFLYCYEGEATVGPGAGEALAPRAAGLLGPGDRVAVQAGAAGARLLLLSGRPIGEPIVQYGPFVMNTRAEIEEAVADFQGGRFGRP; encoded by the coding sequence ATGACCATCCGCTCCTTGCAACGGACCATCCCGTCTCATGCCACGTCGGACGGCGCCGGTGTGCATCTGCGCCGCAGCCTCGGCGCCACGCAGATGTTGCGCCACGACCCGTTCCTGATGCTCGACGAGTTCTACTCCGACGATCCCCAGGACTATCTGCCGGGCTTCCCGCCCCATCCGCATCGCGGTTTCGAGGCGGTGACCTACATGATCGACGGCCACATGCGGCACGAGGACAGCATCGGCAACCGCGGCGACCTCGGGCCCGGCGACGTGCAGTGGATGAAGGCGGCGCGGGGGATCGTCCATTCCGAAATGCCGCAGCAGACGCAAGGACGGATGCGCGGCTTCCAGTTGTGGATCAATCTTCCGGCGCGCTCGAAGATGTCCCCGGCGGCGTATCGGGATATCCCGGCGGGCGACATTCCGCAGTTGCCGCTCGATGGCGGTGGTGTCGCGCGGGTGATCCGGGGGACGCTGGTCCAGGCCGGCGGGACGGCGACCGGACCGGTGGTCGACGGCGGTACGCAGGCCGAGGGCATCGCCGGCAGCGCGGCGAGCTGCTACTGGGATCTGCAGCTTCCGGCGGGTGCGCGCTTCGAGGCGCCGGTTCCCGAGGGCGACAATGCGTTCCTCTATTGCTACGAGGGGGAGGCAACGGTCGGCCCCGGTGCCGGGGAGGCGCTGGCTCCGCGGGCGGCGGGTTTGCTGGGCCCGGGCGATCGCGTGGCCGTGCAGGCGGGCGCGGCGGGGGCGCGCCTGCTGTTGCTGTCGGGCAGGCCGATCGGCGAACCGATCGTGCAATACGGACCGTTCGTGATGAACACGCGGGCGGAGATCGAGGAGGCGGTGGCGGATTTCCAGGGGGGACGGTTCGGCCGGCCGTAA
- a CDS encoding putative cytochrome P450 hydroxylase: MFTRYDEVAAVLRDPNCSAARAGAWVNVVGPDARREFRALKAVLARTMVFADGRRHRRLRQVVAHGFRRAALEAMLPSIRAAVEDGIAALLAAEARDGEADFMAQFARPLPVRVIAGMLGVPFEDALGLVASSDAIARFIGEPAPSAAAARAAEDGAQELVGYFERVLRQADRDGTPPDPAGGGLFAILVDAHAAGRLSTRELIVQGAMLLFAGHETTRNLLGNGIQALLRHPDEWRRLAESPARARAAVFEVLRYDSPVQYTGRRVIRDCTVAGRRLRRGDLVIAHLAAANRDPEKFPDPDVFRVDRHGEATPLSFGWGPHVCIGAELSVLEAWTAFAQLRQRLPGLARIEEAPTRIDNAVYRGLARLRVRCGASADGTAVIPGNACPV, encoded by the coding sequence GTGTTCACCCGTTATGACGAGGTCGCCGCGGTGCTGCGGGACCCGAATTGTTCGGCAGCCCGGGCCGGCGCCTGGGTCAACGTCGTCGGGCCCGACGCGCGCCGGGAATTCCGCGCGTTGAAGGCCGTCCTGGCGCGGACCATGGTGTTCGCCGACGGTCGGCGGCATCGGCGCCTGCGGCAGGTCGTCGCCCATGGTTTCCGCCGCGCGGCCTTGGAGGCGATGCTGCCGTCGATCCGCGCCGCGGTGGAGGACGGGATCGCGGCGCTGCTTGCGGCCGAAGCGCGGGATGGCGAGGCCGACTTCATGGCGCAGTTCGCCCGGCCGCTGCCGGTGCGGGTGATCGCGGGCATGCTGGGGGTTCCGTTCGAGGATGCCCTGGGTCTGGTGGCAAGTTCGGATGCGATCGCGCGGTTCATCGGCGAGCCGGCGCCGAGCGCTGCCGCGGCGCGGGCCGCGGAGGACGGCGCGCAGGAGTTGGTCGGCTATTTCGAGCGGGTGTTGCGGCAGGCGGATCGCGACGGGACGCCGCCCGACCCGGCCGGGGGCGGCTTGTTCGCGATCTTGGTCGACGCCCATGCGGCCGGGCGCCTGTCGACGCGGGAGTTGATCGTGCAAGGCGCGATGCTGCTGTTTGCCGGTCACGAAACCACGCGCAATCTGCTGGGCAACGGCATTCAGGCCTTGCTGCGCCATCCCGACGAGTGGCGGCGCCTCGCCGAATCGCCGGCGCGGGCGCGCGCGGCGGTGTTCGAGGTGTTGCGCTATGACAGCCCGGTGCAGTACACCGGACGGCGCGTGATCCGGGATTGCACCGTCGCCGGGCGGCGCCTGCGGCGCGGTGATCTCGTGATTGCCCATCTCGCTGCGGCCAACCGTGATCCCGAGAAGTTTCCCGATCCGGACGTCTTCCGCGTCGATCGCCACGGCGAGGCCACACCGCTGTCCTTCGGCTGGGGGCCGCACGTCTGCATCGGTGCCGAACTCTCCGTGCTCGAGGCATGGACCGCGTTCGCGCAGCTGCGCCAGCGCCTGCCGGGTCTTGCGCGGATCGAGGAAGCGCCGACGCGCATCGACAACGCGGTGTATCGGGGGCTCGCGCGCCTGCGGGTTCGCTGCGGCGCTTCCGCTGACGGCACTGCGGTGATCCCCGGCAATGCTTGCCCGGTTTGA